One stretch of Chryseobacterium sp. LJ668 DNA includes these proteins:
- the lon gene encoding endopeptidase La has product MTEFEDINFDEILGNGFDIVAEEINLSDIDESAKNSEQIIFPILPVRNMVMFPNVVIPITAGRKTSIQLLEEAQQNGDFIGIVSQKNSDIEQPAEKDFYQIGTLAKIIKIIKLPEGNVTAITKGFHRFKIKKITDSQPYFKAEITRLKDTKAKNKEEYEALLENVKDLALKIIDLDPNIPNAANFAIKNINNNDDLLNFICTNASFPYLEKQKLLEEKSLLERAKKCYEMMHEDFRKLELRNQIHQKTSKDLDKQQREYFLNQQIRTIQDELGGGPESDVEDLLKKGSEKKWKPEVEEHFQKEIGRLQRQNPNSPDYNVQRNYLDFFTDLPWETFTKDVFDIEKAEKVLDKAHFGLEDIKKRILEHMAVLKLKNNMKSPILLLVGPPGVGKTSLGKSVADALGRKYVRVSLGGLHDESEIRGHRKTYIGAMAGRILQSIKKSGTSNPVIVLDEIDKVGKGMHGDPSSALLEVLDPEQNNAFYDNFLEMGYDLSKVMFLATANSLSTIQTPLLDRMEIIQIAGYTLEEKIEIAKRHLIKKQQEENGLTAKSFKLGNAELKHIIEAHTSESGVRTLEKRIAGIARWVALQTALVREYDAKISVEKVDEILGVPRPKSLSELTDVPGVVTGLAWTSVGGDILFIESIISNGKGNLTMTGNLGTVMKESATIALEYIKAKHEDLGITEDDLEKKNIHVHVPEGATPKDGPSAGIAMLTSMVSTFRNKKVRPHLAMTGEITLRGKVLPVGGIKEKLLAATRAGIKEVILCEANRKDVEEIKQDYLKNLQVNYVNWMTEVLELAIEK; this is encoded by the coding sequence ATGACAGAATTTGAAGATATAAATTTTGATGAAATCTTAGGCAACGGATTTGATATTGTAGCCGAAGAGATTAATCTTTCTGATATTGACGAAAGCGCAAAAAACTCTGAGCAAATCATTTTCCCGATACTTCCGGTAAGAAATATGGTGATGTTTCCCAACGTGGTTATCCCGATTACTGCAGGAAGAAAAACGTCTATACAGCTTCTTGAAGAGGCGCAGCAAAACGGCGATTTCATTGGAATAGTAAGCCAGAAAAACTCTGATATTGAGCAACCGGCAGAAAAAGATTTTTACCAGATCGGTACCTTAGCCAAGATTATAAAGATTATTAAACTTCCTGAAGGAAACGTTACAGCAATTACCAAGGGCTTTCATCGATTTAAAATAAAAAAAATTACCGACAGCCAGCCTTATTTTAAAGCAGAAATCACAAGACTCAAAGATACTAAGGCAAAAAATAAGGAGGAATATGAGGCTTTACTGGAAAATGTAAAAGATTTAGCCTTAAAAATAATTGATCTAGATCCAAACATTCCGAATGCAGCTAATTTTGCAATCAAAAACATCAACAATAATGATGATTTACTGAATTTTATCTGTACGAATGCTAGTTTTCCTTATCTGGAGAAACAAAAACTCCTGGAAGAAAAAAGTTTGCTTGAAAGAGCCAAAAAGTGCTACGAAATGATGCACGAAGATTTCAGAAAGCTCGAGCTGAGAAATCAGATCCATCAAAAAACATCAAAAGATCTTGACAAGCAGCAAAGAGAATATTTTCTGAACCAACAGATCAGAACTATTCAGGATGAATTGGGTGGCGGTCCGGAAAGTGATGTAGAAGATTTATTAAAAAAAGGCAGCGAAAAAAAGTGGAAACCCGAAGTGGAAGAACATTTCCAGAAAGAAATCGGCAGGCTACAAAGACAAAACCCGAATTCTCCGGATTATAATGTTCAGAGAAACTATCTTGATTTTTTCACTGACCTTCCGTGGGAAACATTTACCAAAGACGTTTTCGATATAGAAAAAGCTGAAAAAGTTTTAGACAAAGCACATTTCGGTTTGGAAGATATCAAAAAAAGAATTTTAGAGCACATGGCTGTTCTGAAACTTAAAAACAACATGAAATCCCCTATTTTATTATTGGTAGGACCTCCGGGAGTTGGTAAAACTTCTCTAGGTAAATCTGTTGCCGATGCATTGGGAAGAAAATATGTTCGCGTCTCTCTGGGCGGGCTGCATGATGAAAGTGAAATCCGTGGTCACAGAAAAACGTACATCGGTGCGATGGCCGGAAGAATTCTTCAGTCCATTAAAAAATCGGGAACATCAAATCCTGTGATTGTTTTAGACGAAATCGACAAGGTAGGAAAAGGAATGCATGGCGATCCTAGTTCGGCTCTTCTTGAAGTTCTTGATCCTGAACAAAACAATGCTTTCTACGATAATTTCCTTGAAATGGGTTATGATTTGTCTAAAGTGATGTTTCTGGCAACCGCAAACTCGTTATCAACAATTCAGACTCCGCTTTTGGACAGAATGGAGATCATTCAGATTGCAGGATATACTTTGGAGGAAAAGATAGAGATCGCTAAAAGACATTTAATTAAAAAACAGCAGGAAGAAAACGGTTTAACGGCAAAATCTTTCAAACTAGGAAACGCTGAACTAAAACACATCATTGAAGCCCACACTTCTGAAAGCGGTGTGAGAACTTTAGAAAAAAGAATTGCAGGAATTGCAAGATGGGTAGCTCTGCAAACTGCTTTGGTGAGAGAATATGATGCTAAAATTTCTGTTGAAAAAGTAGACGAAATTCTGGGAGTTCCGAGACCGAAAAGTTTATCTGAATTGACAGATGTTCCCGGAGTAGTAACCGGATTAGCATGGACGAGCGTTGGCGGCGATATTTTATTTATCGAAAGCATCATCAGCAACGGAAAAGGCAACCTTACGATGACCGGAAATCTGGGAACAGTAATGAAAGAATCTGCAACGATTGCTCTGGAATATATTAAAGCCAAACATGAAGATTTAGGAATTACGGAAGATGATCTTGAAAAGAAAAACATCCATGTACACGTCCCTGAAGGCGCAACCCCGAAAGACGGTCCTTCTGCTGGAATAGCTATGCTAACCTCGATGGTTTCTACATTCAGAAATAAAAAAGTAAGACCTCATCTTGCAATGACCGGCGAGATTACTCTAAGAGGAAAAGTGCTTCCTGTAGGCGGAATTAAAGAAAAACTGCTTGCCGCAACTAGAGCCGGAATAAAAGAGGTGATCCTTTGTGAAGCCAACAGAAAAGACGTCGAAGAAATAAAACAGGATTATCTGAAAAATTTACAAGTCAATTACGTTAATTGGATGACCGAAGTTTTGGAACTGGCCATCGAAAAATAA
- a CDS encoding peptidylprolyl isomerase: MAILGQIRSRPWLLMGMIALALLAFLVNPESLDKVFGKNPDVLGKVNGEKITREEYNDQLFVLQQQAEQQQQPKNGLEEQAWQLLVQSKLVKQQFEKMGFEMTDDLFWNQIQFDQMFAQNQQLFDEKGNFKLQELKKEIETLQNTNPEGYNQWLKTRKTIEYRIMARQVFANVSAGITTGKKEAEELMKERDQLADIDFVKVDYASYIQKNKIKATTQDLSDYISKHPVMFKTEPSRNLGVVFFPSLPSAADDAAVQKEITKIFSVGTDESNGKENFINTTNDSMFVMANSDIPFNNQYVPANQMPQGIKGQIETAAIGQTFGPYKEQNLYVVSKLIDKKASDSTLSKHILIAYKGAERSTATRSKEQAKKIADSLMAVIKGNPAKFAEGLKLSDEPNAVERNGSVGWTTPQSQFAPPYLAFLANNAKGATGLTETSFGFHIINVEDKKAGSMGYKVAHLVKSIKPSEATEAIVDKNSRRFIQQVQGKSFNDFVNIAKKSNYQYSNAKSAKRFDGQLQGLGTDKDGEIIAWAFDKKREKGDSEIFTVDGTGDKIVVYLNGKQERGLADPESVRDQIETIVVNKKAAKQISDKIGKAASLDQVAKTFATSKQSAQVNMLNPSVAGAMEPKVAGAAFGVKKGVVSNPIEGGTGVYVLVKKNETINKQPGDAKQFTESVTQRNAGMFGQAWLKSLQDNADIDDYRIEIWSKLGNQQ, translated from the coding sequence ATGGCAATTTTAGGACAAATTAGGAGTAGACCTTGGCTTTTGATGGGAATGATCGCACTGGCGCTGTTAGCGTTTTTGGTAAACCCGGAAAGTCTCGATAAAGTTTTTGGAAAAAATCCTGATGTTTTAGGGAAAGTAAATGGTGAAAAAATTACCCGTGAGGAGTATAATGACCAGCTTTTCGTACTACAGCAGCAAGCTGAGCAGCAGCAACAGCCAAAAAATGGACTTGAAGAACAGGCTTGGCAATTGCTTGTACAATCGAAACTTGTAAAGCAGCAGTTTGAAAAAATGGGATTTGAAATGACAGACGATTTGTTCTGGAATCAGATTCAGTTTGATCAGATGTTTGCTCAGAACCAACAGCTTTTTGACGAAAAAGGCAATTTCAAACTTCAGGAATTGAAGAAAGAAATTGAGACTTTACAGAATACAAACCCTGAAGGATACAATCAATGGCTGAAAACCAGAAAAACGATTGAATACAGAATCATGGCAAGACAGGTTTTTGCTAATGTTTCTGCAGGTATCACTACAGGTAAGAAAGAAGCTGAAGAATTGATGAAAGAAAGAGATCAGCTTGCTGATATCGATTTTGTGAAAGTTGATTATGCTTCTTATATTCAAAAAAATAAAATTAAAGCGACTACTCAAGATTTATCAGATTACATCAGTAAGCACCCTGTGATGTTCAAAACAGAACCGAGCAGAAATCTTGGTGTTGTGTTTTTCCCTTCTCTGCCGAGTGCGGCAGATGATGCTGCAGTGCAGAAAGAGATCACAAAAATATTCTCAGTAGGTACAGACGAAAGTAACGGAAAAGAGAACTTTATCAACACTACAAACGATTCTATGTTTGTAATGGCAAATTCTGATATTCCTTTCAATAACCAATATGTTCCGGCTAATCAAATGCCTCAAGGAATAAAAGGACAAATTGAAACTGCTGCAATTGGTCAGACTTTTGGTCCGTACAAAGAGCAGAATTTATACGTTGTTTCTAAACTGATCGACAAAAAAGCGTCAGATTCTACATTATCTAAGCATATCTTAATTGCATATAAAGGTGCTGAAAGATCTACAGCAACAAGATCTAAAGAACAGGCAAAGAAAATTGCTGACAGCTTAATGGCTGTAATTAAAGGAAATCCTGCAAAATTTGCAGAAGGTCTTAAATTATCTGATGAACCAAACGCCGTTGAAAGAAATGGTAGTGTTGGCTGGACGACGCCTCAGAGTCAGTTTGCTCCTCCATATTTAGCTTTCCTGGCAAACAATGCTAAAGGAGCTACAGGTTTAACTGAAACAAGTTTTGGTTTCCACATCATCAACGTTGAAGATAAAAAAGCAGGATCAATGGGTTATAAAGTAGCTCACCTTGTAAAATCTATTAAGCCTTCAGAAGCTACTGAAGCTATAGTTGATAAAAACTCAAGAAGATTTATTCAGCAGGTTCAGGGTAAATCATTCAATGATTTTGTGAATATTGCCAAAAAATCAAACTACCAATACTCAAACGCAAAATCTGCTAAGAGATTTGATGGTCAGCTTCAAGGTTTAGGAACTGATAAAGATGGTGAAATCATTGCGTGGGCTTTTGATAAGAAAAGAGAAAAAGGAGATTCAGAAATTTTCACTGTTGACGGAACTGGCGATAAAATCGTTGTTTACCTAAACGGAAAACAGGAAAGAGGCCTTGCTGATCCGGAATCTGTAAGAGATCAAATTGAAACAATCGTAGTTAATAAAAAAGCAGCTAAGCAAATTTCTGATAAAATAGGTAAGGCAGCGAGCCTGGACCAGGTTGCTAAAACTTTTGCTACTTCTAAACAATCTGCACAGGTAAATATGTTGAACCCATCAGTAGCGGGTGCAATGGAGCCTAAGGTTGCCGGTGCTGCATTCGGTGTTAAAAAAGGTGTAGTGTCTAATCCAATCGAAGGTGGGACAGGAGTATATGTTTTAGTGAAAAAGAACGAAACGATCAATAAGCAGCCGGGAGATGCCAAACAATTTACAGAATCTGTTACACAGAGAAATGCAGGAATGTTTGGTCAGGCTTGGTTAAAGAGCTTGCAGGATAATGCAGATATCGATGATTACAGAATCGAAATCTGGAGCAAACTGGGGAATCAGCAATAA
- a CDS encoding MlaD family protein has product MKFSKEIKAGSIGILAIVGFVILFQFMKGRSLFTTDNIFYAKYDNVEGLTQSSPVSINGLKVGQVDKITPQTSKDGKIHFIVKITVDDNFEFSKNSRLEIFEPSLMGGKEMRVNLAYGGSTAKDGDTLQGAFKLGMMNSLSSQVGPVKDQLQVVLHRVDSLMVNANQVMNEQNREEIRLLLHNLNKTVGALQTTAGSVNQLVGNNDPKLQKVLDDASITMQTGKVTLDKYGNLAESIDTKQLNQTIANLDATVGKLNSVVSGIDRGEGSLGKIMKDDQLYNNLNAASNNLNALIEDLKANPKKYVNFSVFGKNSKD; this is encoded by the coding sequence GTGAAGTTCAGTAAAGAAATAAAAGCCGGTTCAATAGGTATTCTTGCCATTGTAGGCTTTGTCATTTTGTTTCAATTCATGAAAGGCAGGAGTCTTTTCACTACCGATAATATATTTTACGCCAAATATGATAACGTTGAGGGTCTTACACAGTCTTCACCGGTTTCGATTAATGGCTTAAAGGTTGGTCAGGTAGACAAAATTACTCCGCAGACATCAAAAGATGGTAAAATTCATTTTATCGTAAAAATTACTGTAGATGATAATTTTGAATTTTCGAAAAATTCTAGACTTGAAATTTTCGAACCGAGTTTAATGGGCGGTAAGGAAATGAGAGTCAATCTTGCCTATGGCGGATCAACAGCTAAAGACGGTGATACTTTACAAGGTGCATTCAAACTTGGTATGATGAACAGTCTTTCTTCTCAGGTAGGTCCCGTTAAAGATCAGCTGCAAGTCGTTTTACATAGAGTAGATTCTTTAATGGTGAATGCCAATCAGGTGATGAATGAGCAGAACAGAGAGGAAATAAGACTTTTGCTTCATAACCTTAATAAAACGGTTGGTGCATTACAGACTACAGCCGGAAGCGTAAATCAGTTGGTTGGAAACAACGATCCGAAGCTTCAAAAAGTTCTGGATGATGCAAGCATTACCATGCAGACCGGTAAAGTAACTTTAGACAAGTACGGAAATCTGGCCGAAAGTATCGATACCAAACAACTGAACCAAACGATTGCCAATCTTGATGCAACGGTAGGAAAACTAAATAGTGTAGTTTCAGGAATAGATAGAGGGGAGGGAAGTTTAGGTAAAATTATGAAAGACGACCAGTTGTATAATAATCTGAACGCCGCATCTAACAATTTAAATGCTTTGATAGAGGATTTAAAAGCTAATCCTAAGAAATACGTTAATTTCTCAGTATTTGGTAAGAACAGTAAAGACTAA